One genomic region from Streptomyces sp. NBC_00582 encodes:
- the pgi gene encoding glucose-6-phosphate isomerase: MSDSPQLAVRPEWAALADHRAHGTPHLRELFATDPGRAQRYVVRVGDLRIDYSKNLVTDETLALLTELAAATDVFGLRDAMFRGERINVTEGRAVLHTALRAPADAVVEVDGENVVPHVHAVLAKMGDFAERVRSGEWTGHTGRRIRNVVNIGIGGSDLGPAMAYEALRAYAARDLTFRFVSNVDGADLHEATRDLDPAETLFIVASKTFTTIETITNATSARSWLLEGLGGDEKAVAKHFVALSTNAEKVADFGIDTANMFEFWDWVGGRYSYDSAIGLSLMIAIGPDRFREMLDGFHLVDEHFRTAPAEANAPLILGLLGIWYGNFLDAQSHAVLPYSHYLSKFTAYLQQLDMESNGKSVDREGRPVAWQTGPVVWGTPGTNGQHAYYQLIHQGTKLIPADFIGFARPVDELSDELKAQHDLLMANFFAQTQALAFGKTADEVRAEGVPEEQVTHRTFHGDHPTTTILAAELTPSVLGQLVALYEHKVFVQGAVWNIDSFDQWGVELGKVLAKRVEPALTEGADVPGLDPSTAALVAAYRELRK, from the coding sequence ATGTCTGACTCACCCCAGCTCGCGGTGCGGCCCGAGTGGGCCGCGCTGGCGGACCACCGCGCCCACGGGACGCCGCATCTGCGGGAGCTGTTCGCGACGGATCCCGGGCGCGCGCAGCGGTACGTGGTGCGCGTCGGCGACCTGCGCATCGACTACTCGAAGAACCTCGTCACCGACGAGACGCTGGCCCTGCTGACCGAACTGGCCGCCGCCACCGACGTGTTCGGGCTGCGCGACGCCATGTTCCGCGGCGAGAGGATCAACGTCACCGAGGGCCGCGCCGTCCTGCACACCGCGCTGCGCGCCCCGGCCGACGCGGTCGTGGAGGTCGACGGCGAGAACGTCGTGCCGCACGTCCACGCGGTGCTGGCGAAGATGGGCGACTTCGCCGAGCGGGTCCGCTCCGGCGAGTGGACCGGCCACACCGGCCGGCGGATCAGGAACGTCGTCAACATCGGTATCGGCGGCTCGGATCTGGGTCCCGCGATGGCGTACGAGGCGCTACGTGCTTACGCGGCACGGGACTTGACGTTCCGTTTCGTGTCGAACGTCGACGGTGCCGACCTGCACGAGGCCACCCGTGACCTGGACCCGGCCGAGACGCTGTTCATCGTCGCGTCCAAGACGTTCACCACCATCGAGACGATCACCAACGCCACCTCGGCCCGCTCCTGGCTCCTCGAGGGCCTCGGCGGCGACGAGAAGGCGGTCGCGAAGCACTTCGTGGCGCTGTCGACGAACGCCGAGAAGGTCGCGGACTTCGGTATCGACACGGCCAACATGTTCGAGTTCTGGGACTGGGTCGGCGGCCGTTACTCCTACGACTCGGCCATCGGCCTCTCCCTGATGATCGCCATCGGCCCGGACCGCTTCCGCGAGATGCTCGACGGCTTCCACCTCGTCGACGAGCACTTCCGCACCGCCCCGGCCGAGGCCAACGCCCCTCTGATCCTGGGCCTGTTGGGCATCTGGTACGGCAACTTCCTCGACGCCCAGTCGCACGCCGTCCTGCCGTACAGCCACTACCTTTCGAAGTTCACCGCCTACCTCCAGCAGCTCGACATGGAGTCCAACGGCAAGTCGGTGGACCGCGAGGGCCGTCCGGTCGCCTGGCAGACCGGGCCGGTGGTGTGGGGCACGCCCGGCACCAACGGGCAGCACGCCTACTACCAGTTGATCCACCAGGGCACCAAGCTCATCCCGGCGGACTTCATCGGCTTCGCCCGTCCCGTCGACGAGCTCAGCGACGAACTCAAGGCCCAGCACGACCTGTTGATGGCCAACTTCTTCGCCCAGACGCAGGCACTCGCCTTCGGCAAGACCGCCGACGAGGTCCGCGCAGAGGGGGTGCCCGAGGAACAGGTCACGCACCGCACCTTCCACGGCGACCACCCGACGACCACGATCCTCGCCGCCGAGCTGACCCCCTCGGTCCTCGGCCAGCTCGTCGCCCTCTACGAGCACAAGGTGTTCGTGCAGGGCGCCGTGTGGAACATCGACTCCTTCGACCAGTGGGGCGTGGAGCTCGGCAAGGTCCTCGCCAAGCGCGTCGAACCCGCCCTCACCGAAGGCGCGGACGTCCCCGGCCTCGATCCCTCCACCGCCGCCCTCGTGGCCGCGTACCGCGAACTCAGGAAGTAG
- the gnd gene encoding phosphogluconate dehydrogenase (NAD(+)-dependent, decarboxylating) yields the protein MQLGLIGLGKMGGNMRERIRRAGHTVVGYDRNPEVSDVKDLAELVEQLEAPRTVWVMVPAGAPTQSVVDELGDLLQAGDVVVDGGNSRWTDDEKHAAELGAKGIGFVDAGVSGGVWGLQNGYALMVGGDKEHVDRLQPIFDALKPEGPYGYVHAGKVGAGHFSKMVHNGIEYAMMQAYAEGWELLEKVDSVTDVREVFRSWQEGTVIRSWLLDLAVNALDEDEHLDKLRGWAQDSGEGRWTVEAAIDHAVPLPAITASLFARFSSRQDDSPQMKMIAALRNQFGGHAVEAAKE from the coding sequence ATGCAGCTCGGTCTCATCGGTCTCGGCAAGATGGGCGGCAACATGCGCGAGCGGATCCGCCGCGCGGGCCACACCGTCGTCGGTTACGACCGCAACCCCGAAGTCTCCGACGTCAAGGACCTCGCCGAACTCGTCGAGCAGCTCGAAGCGCCGCGCACCGTCTGGGTGATGGTCCCGGCCGGCGCCCCCACCCAGTCCGTCGTCGACGAGCTGGGCGACCTGCTCCAGGCGGGTGACGTCGTCGTGGACGGCGGCAACTCCCGCTGGACGGACGACGAGAAGCACGCCGCCGAGCTCGGCGCCAAGGGCATCGGGTTCGTCGACGCCGGGGTCTCCGGCGGCGTCTGGGGGCTGCAGAACGGCTACGCCCTCATGGTCGGCGGCGACAAGGAGCACGTCGACCGGCTCCAGCCGATCTTCGACGCGCTCAAGCCGGAGGGCCCGTACGGCTATGTCCACGCGGGCAAGGTCGGCGCCGGGCACTTCTCGAAGATGGTCCACAACGGCATCGAGTACGCCATGATGCAGGCCTACGCCGAGGGCTGGGAACTCCTGGAGAAGGTCGACTCCGTCACCGACGTGCGCGAGGTCTTCCGCTCCTGGCAGGAGGGCACGGTCATCCGGTCCTGGCTGCTCGACCTCGCGGTCAACGCCCTCGACGAGGACGAGCACCTCGACAAGCTGCGCGGCTGGGCGCAGGACTCCGGCGAGGGCCGCTGGACCGTCGAGGCCGCCATCGACCACGCCGTGCCGCTGCCCGCGATCACCGCCTCCCTCTTCGCGCGGTTCTCCTCCCGCCAGGACGACTCCCCGCAGATGAAGATGATCGCGGCGCTGCGCAACCAGTTCGGTGGCCACGCCGTCGAAGCCGCGAAGGAGTAG
- a CDS encoding histidine phosphatase family protein, with amino-acid sequence MGDLLLVRHGETEWSRSGQHTSWTDLPLTESGELQAKSLAPFFSHRTFCLALTSPLDRAVRTAELAGIGGAVASPDLHEWDYGAYEGITTVEIHRDRPTWNLWTDGVPPGTDGHPGESPEEIGRRADRVLSRVDAALADCGGDAVLVAHGHFLRVLTARRLGLPPGQGRLFQLATGTYSRLSTEHGWPVIAEWNVRP; translated from the coding sequence GTGGGAGATCTTCTGCTGGTCCGCCACGGCGAGACGGAGTGGAGCAGGTCGGGACAGCACACCAGCTGGACCGACCTGCCCCTCACCGAGAGCGGTGAACTGCAGGCCAAGTCGCTCGCTCCGTTCTTCTCCCACCGGACCTTCTGCCTGGCCCTGACCAGCCCGCTCGACCGTGCCGTGCGCACGGCCGAACTCGCGGGCATCGGCGGGGCGGTCGCCTCACCCGACCTGCACGAGTGGGACTACGGCGCATACGAGGGCATCACCACCGTCGAGATCCACCGCGACCGGCCCACCTGGAACCTGTGGACCGACGGCGTGCCTCCCGGCACGGACGGCCACCCCGGTGAGTCGCCCGAGGAGATCGGGCGGCGGGCCGACCGGGTGCTGTCCCGGGTCGACGCGGCGCTCGCGGACTGCGGCGGAGACGCGGTACTCGTCGCCCACGGGCATTTCCTACGCGTTCTGACGGCCCGTCGGCTCGGACTGCCGCCCGGACAGGGCCGGCTGTTCCAGCTGGCGACGGGAACGTACAGCAGGCTGTCGACGGAGCACGGATGGCCCGTGATCGCCGAATGGAACGTACGGCCATAG
- a CDS encoding membrane-associated oxidoreductase, whose product MEIDDLTPAEQRVWRAFPTGAEVDFRDDSDDWGPERTVRAAVLRTLLLNGPRKQGEIAALKVRGARVTGALDLRYATVDSVVHLTHCRFDEAPDLIGAHLRYVSMRDSDMPGLSVTRARVDGSLRLTRCRFHGPVRADGAQIAGALFLEEAQATAGDTGRPALHLHQLGVDDDLCARGLRARGLIRLDGATVAGSLDLEDAELSNPGANVLEADALEVGANLLGRRLATQGRIDLRDARIPGRVDLLHARLSNPGGIALRASSCVIGELWLRRGPRVEGMLNLRRAEINQLSVEPEMLPDQVRLLDLTYTFLTPHAPAEDRLPMLERDGQGFDPHAYEQLTAAYRRTGDDQAARIVQLAKQRRRRSTLPWHGRLWGHLQDAAVGYGFRPLRAAVWLLSLLAVGSIAYAGHPPPPLKADEAPEFNPVFYTLDLLLPVISFGQEEAFAPRGGYQTLSYVLVATGWILATTVAAGVTRTISRQ is encoded by the coding sequence ATGGAGATCGACGATCTGACACCGGCCGAACAGCGCGTCTGGCGGGCCTTCCCCACCGGCGCGGAGGTGGACTTCCGCGACGACTCCGACGACTGGGGCCCCGAACGGACCGTAAGGGCAGCGGTGTTGCGGACGCTGCTCCTCAACGGCCCCCGGAAGCAGGGTGAGATAGCGGCCCTCAAAGTGCGGGGCGCCCGCGTCACGGGTGCGCTGGACCTGCGGTACGCGACGGTCGACAGCGTCGTCCATCTCACCCACTGCCGGTTCGACGAGGCGCCCGACCTCATCGGCGCCCATCTGCGCTACGTCAGCATGCGCGACTCGGACATGCCCGGTCTGTCGGTGACCCGGGCCCGCGTCGACGGCAGCCTGCGGCTGACCCGCTGCCGGTTCCACGGGCCGGTCCGCGCGGACGGGGCGCAGATCGCCGGCGCGCTGTTCCTCGAGGAGGCGCAGGCCACCGCCGGGGACACCGGCCGCCCCGCCCTCCACCTCCATCAGCTCGGTGTCGACGACGACCTGTGCGCCCGCGGTCTGCGCGCCCGGGGCCTGATCCGGCTCGACGGCGCCACCGTCGCCGGATCCCTCGACCTGGAGGACGCCGAGCTGAGCAACCCGGGCGCCAACGTGCTGGAGGCCGACGCCCTGGAGGTCGGCGCCAACCTCCTGGGCCGCCGGCTCGCCACGCAGGGCCGGATCGACCTGCGCGACGCCCGGATACCCGGCCGGGTGGACCTGCTGCACGCCCGGCTGTCCAACCCCGGCGGCATCGCCCTGCGCGCCAGCAGCTGTGTGATCGGCGAGCTGTGGCTGCGCCGGGGCCCCCGGGTGGAGGGCATGCTGAACCTGCGGCGGGCCGAGATCAACCAGCTCAGCGTGGAGCCGGAGATGCTCCCCGACCAGGTGCGCCTGCTCGACCTCACCTACACCTTCCTCACGCCGCACGCGCCCGCCGAGGACCGGCTGCCGATGCTGGAACGCGACGGCCAGGGCTTCGACCCGCACGCGTACGAACAACTGACGGCCGCATACCGCAGGACCGGCGACGACCAGGCCGCCCGCATCGTCCAGCTCGCCAAGCAGCGCCGCCGCCGCTCCACCCTCCCCTGGCACGGACGGCTGTGGGGACACCTCCAGGACGCGGCCGTCGGCTACGGCTTCCGTCCGCTGCGCGCCGCCGTCTGGCTGCTGTCCCTGCTCGCCGTCGGCTCGATCGCCTACGCCGGGCACCCTCCGCCGCCCCTCAAGGCGGACGAGGCACCCGAGTTCAACCCCGTCTTCTACACCCTGGACCTGCTGCTGCCGGTGATCTCCTTCGGGCAGGAGGAGGCGTTCGCCCCGCGGGGCGGGTACCAGACGCTGTCGTACGTCCTCGTCGCGACGGGCTGGATCCTGGCCACGACCGTCGCCGCCGGCGTGACCCGGACGATCAGCCGCCAGTAG
- a CDS encoding bifunctional sugar phosphate isomerase/epimerase/4-hydroxyphenylpyruvate dioxygenase family protein, translating to MRTSIATVSLSGSLTEKLTAAARAGFDGVEIFENDLLASPLTPEDIRARCTDLGLTVDLYQPMRDVEAVPEAEFARNLRRARHKFELMGRLGADTVLVCSSVSPLAEDDDALAAEQLARLADLAQDFGVRVAYEALAWGRHVSTYDHAWHIVDTAGHPALGTCLDSFHILSRSSGPEDLKGIADIPGEKIFFLQLADAPLLGMDVLQWSRHHRCFPGQGGFNVVDLVRRVLHTGYDGPLSLEVFNDVFRQAEAGPTAIDARRSLLMLQDELGIVTLPAPAAPTGIAFTELVTPDAEPVSTLLGSLGFARTARHRGKPVELWEQGEARILVNTGPAALAHSRLRSRGGTPGDGTTLAAVGLESPDPAAAARRAEALLAPVLPRRRAAEDAPLDAVAAPDGTELFLCATHRPGLPDWRADFEDDPHTPAPPSDVRVDHVALTQPWHQFDEAVLFHHGVLGLEAQESVDVADPYGLLRSRAVTSADGAVRFPLTVGAAPGDDSVIARHVALATDDVVVAARRFTAAGGRLLPIPANYYDDLAARFVFADGELETYRELGILYDRDAHGVFRHCYTRTVGRVFFELVQRDGGYRGYGAANAPVRLAAQHTAR from the coding sequence GTGCGTACGTCCATCGCCACCGTCTCCCTGAGCGGATCCCTCACCGAGAAGCTCACGGCGGCCGCCCGCGCCGGCTTCGACGGCGTCGAGATCTTCGAGAACGACCTGCTCGCGAGCCCCCTCACCCCAGAGGACATCCGCGCCCGCTGCACGGACCTCGGGCTCACCGTCGACCTCTACCAGCCGATGCGTGACGTCGAGGCCGTGCCCGAGGCCGAGTTCGCCCGCAATCTGCGCCGGGCCCGCCACAAGTTCGAGCTGATGGGCCGGCTCGGCGCGGACACCGTCCTGGTCTGCTCCAGCGTCTCCCCGCTCGCCGAGGACGACGACGCCCTCGCCGCCGAGCAGCTCGCCCGACTCGCCGACCTCGCCCAGGACTTCGGCGTCCGCGTCGCCTACGAGGCACTCGCCTGGGGACGGCACGTCAGCACGTACGACCACGCCTGGCACATCGTCGACACCGCCGGCCACCCGGCGCTCGGCACGTGCCTGGACAGCTTCCACATCCTCTCCCGCAGCTCCGGCCCCGAGGACCTCAAGGGCATCGCGGACATCCCGGGGGAGAAGATCTTCTTTCTTCAGCTGGCCGACGCGCCGCTGCTCGGCATGGACGTCCTGCAGTGGAGCCGCCACCATCGCTGCTTCCCCGGGCAGGGTGGATTCAATGTGGTGGATCTTGTACGCCGTGTATTGCATACAGGCTACGATGGTCCGCTCTCCCTCGAAGTCTTCAACGACGTCTTCCGGCAGGCCGAGGCCGGCCCCACCGCCATCGACGCCCGCCGCTCCCTGCTGATGCTCCAGGACGAACTCGGCATCGTCACCCTGCCCGCCCCGGCCGCCCCCACCGGGATCGCCTTCACCGAGCTGGTCACCCCCGACGCCGAACCGGTCTCCACCCTTCTCGGCTCCCTCGGCTTCGCCCGCACCGCCCGCCACCGCGGCAAGCCCGTCGAGCTGTGGGAGCAGGGCGAGGCCCGGATCCTGGTCAACACCGGACCCGCCGCCCTGGCACACTCCCGGCTCCGCTCGCGCGGAGGGACCCCCGGCGACGGCACCACCCTCGCCGCCGTCGGCCTGGAGTCCCCGGACCCGGCCGCCGCCGCCCGCCGTGCCGAGGCCCTGCTCGCGCCCGTCCTGCCCCGCCGCCGCGCCGCCGAGGACGCCCCCCTCGACGCCGTCGCCGCCCCCGACGGCACGGAACTCTTCCTCTGCGCGACGCACCGCCCCGGACTGCCCGACTGGCGCGCCGACTTCGAGGACGACCCGCACACCCCGGCACCCCCCTCCGACGTCCGCGTGGACCATGTAGCGCTCACGCAGCCCTGGCACCAGTTCGACGAGGCCGTCCTCTTCCACCACGGTGTCCTCGGCCTCGAGGCACAGGAGAGCGTCGACGTCGCCGACCCCTACGGGCTGCTCCGCAGCCGGGCCGTGACCAGCGCCGACGGCGCCGTCCGTTTCCCGCTCACGGTGGGCGCCGCCCCCGGCGACGACTCGGTGATCGCCCGGCACGTCGCGCTGGCCACCGACGACGTCGTCGTCGCCGCCCGCCGCTTCACCGCCGCCGGCGGCCGCCTGCTGCCGATCCCCGCCAACTACTACGACGACCTCGCGGCCCGCTTCGTGTTCGCCGACGGCGAGCTGGAGACCTACCGGGAGCTGGGCATCCTCTACGACCGGGACGCGCACGGTGTCTTCCGGCACTGCTACACCCGCACCGTCGGCCGCGTCTTCTTCGAACTGGTGCAGCGCGACGGCGGCTACCGGGGCTACGGCGCCGCCAACGCCCCGGTGCGGCTCGCCGCGCAGCACACCGCCCGCTGA
- a CDS encoding shikimate dehydrogenase, producing MTRDSYLVGLIGSGIGPSLSPALHEREADRQGLRYVYRLIDIDVLGAAPQAVGDLVRAARDLGFDGLNITHPCKQLVIEHLDALSPQAEALGAVNTVVFEGGRAVGHNTDVTGFAASFARGLPDVPLERVVQLGAGGAGAAVAHATLTLGAGRVTVVDALPERAAQLAAALNAHFGEGRAAAAGHDRLPELLAHADGVVHATPTGMAAHPGLPFPAGLLRPGLWVAEVVYRPLETELLRSARALGCATLDGGGMAVFQAVDAFRLFTGREPDSARMLADIAELAGAVPVPE from the coding sequence GTGACCAGGGACTCGTATCTCGTCGGACTGATCGGTTCCGGTATCGGCCCGTCGCTCAGTCCGGCGCTGCACGAGCGGGAGGCCGACCGGCAGGGGCTGCGCTATGTGTACCGGCTGATCGACATCGACGTCCTCGGGGCCGCTCCGCAGGCGGTCGGCGACCTGGTACGGGCCGCCCGCGACCTCGGCTTCGACGGGCTGAACATCACCCACCCGTGCAAGCAGCTCGTCATCGAGCACCTGGACGCGCTCTCGCCACAGGCCGAGGCGCTCGGCGCGGTCAACACGGTCGTCTTCGAGGGCGGCCGGGCCGTGGGCCACAACACGGACGTCACCGGGTTCGCCGCGTCGTTCGCCCGCGGGCTGCCGGACGTTCCGCTGGAGCGGGTCGTGCAGCTCGGCGCGGGCGGCGCGGGCGCGGCCGTCGCGCATGCCACGCTCACCCTCGGCGCCGGGCGGGTGACCGTCGTCGACGCGCTGCCCGAGCGGGCCGCGCAGCTCGCCGCCGCGCTGAACGCCCACTTCGGCGAGGGCCGGGCGGCCGCGGCGGGCCACGACCGGCTGCCGGAGCTGCTCGCGCACGCCGACGGTGTCGTCCACGCCACCCCGACCGGTATGGCGGCCCACCCCGGCCTGCCGTTCCCGGCCGGGCTGCTGCGGCCCGGTCTGTGGGTCGCCGAGGTCGTCTACCGTCCCCTGGAGACCGAACTGCTGCGCAGTGCCCGCGCCCTGGGCTGCGCCACGCTCGACGGCGGCGGCATGGCCGTCTTCCAGGCGGTGGACGCGTTCCGCCTGTTCACCGGGCGGGAACCCGACAGCGCCCGCATGCTCGCCGACATCGCCGAGCTGGCCGGCGCCGTCCCCGTCCCCGAGTAG
- a CDS encoding TetR/AcrR family transcriptional regulator translates to MTSVDEPARSNGRTRDAARTQAEILDVATREFARVGYAGARVDDIAARTSTTKRMIYYYFGGKEQLFTAVLERAYGVIREAEQRLDVEHLDPVAAIRRLAELTFDHHEQHPDFIRLVSIENIHEAEHIAASEKLGRIGSPALDVIRRILAAGQESGLFTAEVDAVDLHAMISSFCFFRVANRHTFGALFGRDLVDPAQREHYRTMLGDMVIAYLTAERAGS, encoded by the coding sequence ATGACCAGCGTCGACGAACCGGCACGATCCAACGGGCGCACCCGTGACGCCGCCCGGACCCAGGCCGAGATCCTGGACGTGGCGACCCGGGAGTTCGCCCGCGTCGGCTACGCCGGAGCCCGCGTTGACGACATCGCCGCCCGCACCAGCACCACCAAGCGGATGATCTACTACTACTTCGGCGGCAAGGAGCAGCTCTTCACGGCCGTCCTGGAGCGCGCGTACGGCGTGATCCGCGAGGCCGAGCAGCGGCTCGACGTCGAGCACCTGGACCCGGTGGCGGCGATCCGGCGCCTGGCCGAGCTGACCTTCGACCACCACGAACAGCACCCGGACTTCATCCGGCTGGTCAGCATCGAGAACATCCACGAGGCCGAGCACATCGCCGCCTCCGAGAAACTCGGCAGGATCGGCTCCCCCGCGCTCGACGTCATCCGCCGCATCCTCGCCGCCGGCCAGGAGTCCGGGCTGTTCACGGCTGAGGTGGACGCCGTCGACCTGCACGCGATGATCAGCTCGTTCTGCTTCTTCCGGGTGGCCAACCGGCACACCTTCGGCGCGCTGTTCGGCCGCGACCTGGTGGATCCGGCGCAGCGGGAGCACTACCGGACCATGCTCGGCGACATGGTGATCGCGTATCTGACGGCGGAGCGGGCGGGGAGCTGA
- a CDS encoding MFS transporter produces the protein MSVPAAAPPGQPKKAATAAWIGSALEYYDFFIYGSAAALIFPKVFFDESDPATATLLSLATFGVAYAARPVGALFLGHFGDRLGRKKIMVFTLILMGVSTFLIGCLPTRAQVGGLAPVLLVLCRVLQGISAAGEQASANSMTLEHAPPHRRGFFTSFTLSGTQGGQLLATLVFIPVAALPEEQLLAWGWRVPFWLSIAVAVVGYVIRRKLEETPAFEAQQATGEVVRLPLAVLLREHWADVLRVVGGALIASVSTIFTVWALAYATSDAVGMSRSSMLWVGALANLVALGAIPAWATLSDRIGRRPVYLIGAVGSAVAMFLYLWAISTGSYPLTLVLGVVAFGVVYSAANGVWPSFYGEMFSTRVRLSGMAIGTQIGFAVAGFAVTFAARIAGPDGDDWSSVALFTAALCLPPVIAALSARETAKIPTERLGERGAREVPQPETVTA, from the coding sequence GTGTCCGTCCCCGCCGCAGCACCTCCCGGTCAGCCGAAGAAAGCCGCCACGGCGGCGTGGATCGGCAGCGCCCTGGAGTACTACGACTTCTTCATCTACGGCAGCGCGGCCGCGCTGATCTTCCCGAAGGTCTTCTTCGACGAGTCGGACCCGGCCACCGCGACCCTGCTGTCACTGGCCACGTTCGGTGTCGCGTACGCGGCGCGGCCGGTCGGCGCGCTGTTCCTCGGGCACTTCGGCGACCGTCTGGGCCGCAAGAAGATCATGGTCTTCACGCTGATCCTGATGGGCGTGTCGACGTTCCTGATCGGCTGTCTGCCGACCCGGGCCCAGGTCGGCGGGCTCGCGCCGGTGCTGCTGGTCCTGTGCCGCGTCCTGCAGGGCATCTCCGCCGCGGGTGAGCAGGCCAGCGCCAACTCGATGACGTTGGAGCACGCGCCGCCGCACCGGCGTGGCTTCTTCACCAGCTTCACCCTGAGCGGCACGCAGGGCGGGCAGCTGCTGGCGACGCTGGTGTTCATTCCGGTGGCGGCGCTGCCGGAGGAGCAGTTGCTGGCGTGGGGCTGGCGGGTGCCGTTCTGGCTGAGCATCGCGGTGGCCGTGGTCGGCTATGTGATCCGGCGCAAGCTGGAGGAGACTCCCGCGTTCGAGGCGCAGCAGGCCACGGGCGAGGTCGTGCGGCTGCCGTTGGCCGTGCTGCTGCGCGAGCACTGGGCCGATGTGCTGCGGGTGGTCGGGGGCGCGCTCATCGCCTCGGTGAGCACCATCTTCACGGTGTGGGCGCTGGCGTACGCGACGAGCGACGCGGTCGGCATGAGCCGTTCGTCGATGCTGTGGGTGGGTGCGCTCGCCAACCTGGTCGCGCTGGGCGCGATCCCGGCGTGGGCGACACTGTCCGACCGCATCGGCCGGCGCCCCGTGTATCTGATCGGTGCCGTGGGCAGCGCGGTGGCGATGTTCCTGTACCTGTGGGCGATCTCCACCGGCTCCTACCCGCTGACGCTGGTCCTCGGCGTGGTCGCCTTCGGTGTGGTGTACAGCGCCGCGAACGGTGTGTGGCCGTCGTTCTACGGCGAGATGTTCTCGACCCGGGTGCGGCTGTCGGGCATGGCGATCGGTACGCAGATCGGGTTCGCCGTGGCCGGTTTCGCGGTCACGTTCGCCGCCCGGATCGCCGGCCCGGACGGCGACGACTGGTCGTCGGTGGCGTTGTTCACGGCGGCGCTGTGCCTGCCGCCGGTGATCGCGGCCCTGTCGGCCCGGGAGACCGCGAAGATCCCGACGGAGCGGCTCGGCGAGCGGGGCGCCCGTGAGGTCCCCCAGCCGGAGACGGTCACCGCCTGA